Genomic DNA from Taurinivorans muris:
TTGATTGTTGATTGCGGCAATGGTTTTATTTTCTGATGACTGCGTCGCGCTGTCGGAAACCTGACTGTCTGCGGGCGTGTCAATTTTTTGAGAAACAATGATTTCCTGATTGGCTTTTTTTAGAGCGAGGCGCTGCTGTTCCCTTGCCTTTGCGAGGGCTTCCGCTTTCGGGTCGGCGGGGTGTTTTACGCTTTCAAAGCTGAAAAGGGTTCCGCCTGCAAGAATGTATGCGCCAAAAACTAATTTCACAAGACCGAGACCTACGACAAAGCAACAAATATTAGTAAGTCTGCGTTTTGAATCGAATGCTTGCAATTTCATCTAAGTTCCTCTGCTCTTTTAGTTGTTCTTCTTTTTTGTAAAGCTCAAAGTGTTTTTCTTTGAGTTTTTCCATAACTTTTCTGTCTTTTGCTTTTTCCGCCAGCTCGATACGGGTTTGTTCAATTCTGGTATCAAGCAGGGCGATGTTTTTTTGCGTTTGCTGTATGTCTTGACGTATCGCCTTGATATAGTTGTCAATAAGCCAACGCTCACCCGTTTCATGAACCGGGGTTTTGCTGAGTTTTTGTTCTTGGAAAAGCTCATCTTGTTTCAAGCCTGCGAGGCGGTTTTCCGACATTTGCTTTTTTGCGCCAAGGTCGGCAAGTTTGGCTTTCACCTCGTTCTCAAGCTGTTCCTTGTATTGGAGAACTTTTTCCAATGCGAATTTGAACCCTGCCATGTTTTTTCCTTTATCCTTGCCTTTGATATAGCATATTGAGTGCCAAAAAATAAAAATCATTATATTTCAAATAGATAAATATAAAAAAATAAAAAGGAAAGGCAAATGAAAAACAAATTCCGTCCAAAAACTGACAGGAAACGGGGAAATGTTTTTTAAGTTGACAGCGTATGCTTAGAATGCTTTTAGGTCTTCATACCAGCTTCTTGCTTCCATGTTTGAAGATTGATAGGATCTTTCAAAATGCGGGTACAATTCTTTATAGGTCAGCTCATTTTGGATAATTGTTTTTAAGTCGCTTGTTTCAAGTGGAATAATTTTTAGACCTTGAACAAAATGACTATTATCTGAGTTATCATACCATGTATAAAATTTACGCAAACGAAAATCAGAAATAACATTAATATAAAGTTTATTGCTGACAAATACGGAATAAGATTTTAAGTTGTTATTTCTCAAAATGTGTTGTCCAAGATGTCTTGTAACGGGTTCAAGTTCCATTGCTCTTTGTGAATTAGCATTGGCAAGTGTGGCTTCCAACAGCAGACTATGGGAAGGATAATGGGGTGTTTCCTGATATTCATAGACAATATCAGCTTCACCGCCCCCTGCATGCGTTTTGGGCAATAAATCTGCTTCCAATGACAATTTCATATAATCTAAAATCTTTCCTTGCCGTTCACATACTTTATACCATATTATACCAAGAATATATTCAAAAATTGTAGGAATATCGGCGTTGTCTGTTACATATTCATTAATTTTTTCGTCTTCTCTGTTTTCAAAATATTCTAACAGCTGAATAAGATTTTCATTGCTGAATTTCTCATCAATCATTTTATTGAATTTTTTATATCTATATTGCTCTACTGCCGATTGGGCTTCACTTACTGTTTCCGCATCAATATGTAATTCTTCATTAACCGCTGAAATAAAGTCTTGCTCATTAAAAGAAAGTTCCGGAAAAATATTGTTTAAAGGAATATTATCATGCAGCGTATTTGTTTTAGTAAAAGCATATCGCAATAAATCAGATTCAAGATTTTTAAAAATATGTTTGGGAATAATATCCAGTTTAACCGTACTGTCTTCAAAAAGGACAATATCCGTATTTTTTATATAACGTCTATTTAAATCAAAATAGTCCGCAAGAGTTGCTTTTGCTTTAAATAAATGCATGAATCGGAAAAAGAGCTTTTTTAATTCTGTTTCATTTTGCACAGAAGTAAAAACAGTATCATTCAAAAGTTCCCGTCCACTACTTTTTATTGCCCTTTCGCTTTGGCTTGAAAATAAAAAAGACCGCCAATATTTCCCTATTGTTATGTCTTTTGTAGCTTTATAAAGAGGAAAAATATCTTCCTTGCCCAAAAGAAAAACTTTTTTTAACTCCAAATAAAAAGGATAATATGCTTTGTCATAAGTTCTGCTTTTTCGGTTAATTCCAACAACACAAATAAGTTCTTTGTTTACAGGGGTATTTAAAAACAATGTTTGCGCTTCGAGATAGTTATCCATTGAAAACAGTATTTCAATAATAAGGTCGTCAATAGTTTTTTGATTATTTCTAATTTGTATAATACCTTCTGCTATTTTTTCTGTTGAAAATTGATTTATGCAAAGTGGAAGTAGGAATGTAAATTCTTCATAAGTCAAATATTCGAATTTTGACAATAAAAATAATAAAACAAAATAAGGACGAACATATTCCCCCTCAAATTCGTTGTATGTTTTTAGCATTTGCATAAAATAAATATAACTGTCTTGCGGAATACTTAAAATATTATCAGCCGTAAAGTCGTTATTTTTACTGATTTCAAGCAGTTTTTTGCCGACTTTGGACAGTTTTCGGTTTTGAGTAATTAATCCAATGTCTGCAAGTCCCGAAGTCTTTTCTCTGGCATCTTTAGCCTTGCGTTCTGCATCTCCTGTCAAAAATTTATGTTCTTTCATAAAATCATAAAATGAACTTTGCAAATGCTGATTGCCTTTCCAATCTTGATTTACATTTTCGGGATGTTTCCAAAAATCATCAAGCAGCAGCAATAATGTTTCAATTTTTTGGCTGAAGTTTTTAGTTCTGAAGCTTGTTGTTCCAAAACTCCAACAATAACTTTTATATGCTATATTTGGATAAGGCATAATTGCTCCCCTAATAATTGATAATCAAAACTTCTTCACAGTTGCCGCTTTTGTCCTTGGTATGATAATTTGAATTTGCGTAAGTATACTGCAATGGAATTGTTTGGATATGTTTATGTTCTTTAAGCCAATCGCAAAGCAATGTATTTTCTTTTCCTTTATTTCTTAATACATTAGAAAGAGCGAAACGAATACCTCGTGTATCAAGTTTTTCTAAAAATAAAAGAAGTTCTTTTTCATTTTGTTCTGTCCATCCGCCATTTTCGTTATAGCTTGCACAGGAGATAAGGTAGGGAGGGTCAACATAAACAAAATCATCTTTGGTCAGACATGAAATATCAAAGTCAAGAAAAGAGTATGTTGTAAAAGAACAGTCTTTTTTTTGAACTGCCTGCATAAAATCAACAAGTTTTTTCTGAATTTTTTTATTAAAATCACGCTTTCCGACAGGTAAATTAAATTGTCCTTTACTATTAAAACGTATCTGATGATTAAATGAATAAACAATTAAAACAAAAAGCATTATATAATAGTGATAATCTTTTTGCTGTAACAAGTTAAAATCTGTTCTTAATCTATTGAATGCTTCTTTGTTATATTTTCCCAGACCTGAGCTGCTGTCACAACCATAATGAGCATATCCATATGAAGCGGAGCTTGAAAGTCCGTATTGATTGATAATATTAATAACGGAAGTTAAAATTTGTTGTATTGGAGTTTTTTGAAGTATGGAATACAATCCCATAATTTCTTGATTGCTGTCATTAAAAATATATTGTTCGGCAGTTACGTTTATGCCAACATTACAGCCGCCGCAGAACAAATCAACAAAAGTATGAATTTTTTTAGGAAATAACGGTAAAATTTGGGACAGCAGCTTAAATTTTCCGCCCGTATAATTCATGGGAGAAGCTATCTTTTTTTGCTCAAAACAGATACAAAGAAAAAGTCGTTCAGCATTTTCTTGAATGTTTGACTTTCCTGTTGTAAAAGCCCTATAATTTTCCGTAAAAACTTTTACTGTTCCCTTTTTTTGCAATATACGTAAAATATCTTCATCAGAAATTTTTGCATTAGAGCGGTCATTTCCTTTGCTTGCCATATTGTTATACGAAAACAAAATATATTTGGCATTAATGTTTTCTATAAGTTCTTCCAATATCTTTGCCGCATTTTGTGTGCAATACTCGCTTTTTAAATGGCTTCTATCCATTTTTTTCGCAACGCCAAAAACTTCAGGCTTTTCCCATTTGGCAACATTCTCCAATAAGTGGTAAGTATCACAATATTGTCTTGAATTATAAGGCGGGTCGATATAAACAAGGTCAGCATATATTTCTTTTACAAGTAGATTGGCATCTTTATTATAGCATTGATTATTTTTATTATTGCATGAAGAAACTTCAGGAACGGCAAGCTCCAACTCTTTAGAAAAATTACCATCTTTTATATATGCGTCATAATGCCCGCAGGTATTTGCTATTCTGTCCATAGCATAAAGTAATGAAGTGATAAGAATTGCACGTTCCCTTTCATTAATAATGCCAATATGATAATTTTTTTCAATATGTTCTCTAATATAACCAATTTTAGCACAAATTTCATGGCTAAAATAGGTATCAGAAAAATTTTGCGTCATATAATTTTCTTCTGTTGGCTGAATAGAATTATAATATTGTATAAATTCAATAATTCTTTTTTTATTAAATTCTTGATTGCTAAACCATGCTATATTGCTAATATAATTACTATATAATAAATCATTAGTGATAATTTGTTTATCCATAAATGCAGAGGCGACAACTCCGGTTCCTGTGAAAATATCTGCAACAGAGTTTATTGAAAAACATTCTTTTTTTACAATATGTTTAATGGTTGGTAACAGTTTGTATTTATTACCTAAATAGCGCCGATTATGAATTTGCGTTGTTTTATATATTTTTTGATTTTCTAATAAACTCAACATATATTATACGATAATTTTTCCTAGTTAACTTACTTTATAAAATAGATTTATAATAATATACTGCAAAAGACAAGTTTCATGTGCTGGCTTTTGGAGAATAATTTTTTCTTGACAATGATTAGATGTCGAATTATTGTAGATGCATGAGTACGGAAAACAGAAACAGTTTATCCACGATTTCAAGAATCAGGGAAAGCGCAAACCGTTTTATCATGGATCGGCTCGCCCGAAACGGCGCGGAGGGGCTCGCACCAAGCCACGGTGATGTTTTGGCTGTGCTGTACCGCTATGAAGATGTGACCATGAAAGATATTGCGGATACAATCCGCCGCACCAAGCCGACGGTTACGGTTTTAACCGATAAGCTTGAAAGGCTCGGTTTCGTGTACCGGGAAAAGTCGCGGAACGACAGCAGGATTACTTATATCCGGCTTACCGAACAAGGGAAACGGTTTGAACCGGTGTTTGAGAACATATCAAAAGAATTGAATGAACTTCTCTGCCAAGGTTTTACGGCGGAAGAAACGGGCATATTAGACGCGCTGCTGAAAAAAATGGAGAACAATCTCTCTTAGGAGCAAATTGTCGGTGAAATGGCACGGGCTATGCCGTTTTCCATACAAATAGTTAGATATCAAACTAAAAAGGAGTATATGGTATGAAACAGTACGAAACAACGGAATTGGGAAAACTTGATGAACTCATCGGGCTTGAAAACGGAAAAGTGTTTTTGCATGATACACTTGCGCTGACAGGGTGTGAAATTTCCGTCAACAGTGTTCCGAAAGGTTTTAAAGTTCCTTTTAACCACAAGCACAAAGAAAACGAGGAAGTTTACATCGTTCTGAAAGGAAATGGCATATTGACGGTCGATAACGAAAAAATCCGCGTGAAAGAGGGCAGCGCGGTGAAAGTCATGCCGGAGGCTGTTCGGACGCTTGAAAATGCTTCCGAAGAGGATTTCCGGTTTATTTGTATCCAAACAAAAACAAATTCCCTCACGCAGTTTGGACTTGGCGACGCCGAGCTTTGCTGAAACCGCCATTGAAAGGAAAGCGGAAAACAGCGGAAAAACGAAGCGGTTTTTAACCTTTACAAGCGGAAAATTGTTTTATATATCATGCGGACTTGACATAATACGATTGCTTGCGCGCTGAAAATCCTTCAACGGTTTATCGACAGTCAGTATGCATAACGGACAAATTCATACGGTAAAATAAGGTAACACATGAAAAACAGAAAGCCTTTTTCTTCGCGGGAAAAGTTTGCAAACAGCATGAAAAACGCATTGCTTCCGCTTCTGCTTGTTGCGTGCATGGTTTCCTGCGCCGTGTGGGTTTACATTGAGGCAGGCGACGGTTACGCGTGGCAATGGGCAAGGAGCTGGCGTTATCTTGGCGTTTGGACTGCCGGGGGATTTAGGGCGGGTCCTCTTTTACAGGGACTGGGCATAACGGTTTTGCTTGCGTTTTGCAGCATGTTTCTTGCGTTATTTTTTGCCTTTTCGCTTGTGTTCATGTGTTTGGGGCAATCTCCCGTGCTTGCTTTCGCCGGGCGGGCTTTGATTTCATTGATCCGCAACACGCCTTTGCTGATTCAGCTTTTTTTGTTTTATTTTGTCATTGCGGGCGTGCTTCGGCTCAATCCGTTCATGACGGCTGTTTTCTGTCTGGCTTTGTTCGAGGGCGTGTATTTGGCGGAAATACTGCGGGGCGGCATTCTCGCTCTTCCCCATGCCCAATGGGAAGCCGCTTTCAGCCTTGGCATGTCGCTTCCGAAAACGCTGCGGTATGTCATTTTGCCCCAAGTTTTCCGCAATGTTTTGCCAAGCCTCGCAGGACAGCTTATTTCCCTGATAAAGGATACGTCGCTTGTCAGTGCGATTGCTGCTGCGGATTTGACTTTGCAGGCGCGCAATGTTATTTCCGAAACCTATTTATCCTTTGAAATATGGATAATTGTTGCAGTCTTATATTTTTTGCTGACGCTTTTCGTCAGTGTGCCGGCATTGATTTTTGCTCAAAAACGATGAAAAAGGAGTTTTTATGAAATATCTTGTAAAAATATTGGCTGTCATGCTTGTTCTGCCGTTTTTCTTGGCGAATGCGGCACGGGCGGAGTCAACGATTGACGCCGTTATGGAAAGGGGGGTGCTGCGGGTCGGATTTTCAACGTTTGTGCCTTGGGCTATGCAGGATAAGAATGGGGAATACATCGGCTTTGAAATAGATGTCGCCAAAAAGCTTGCCGAAGATTTGGGCGTGGAACTGCAGCTTGTTCCTACCAGCTGGGACGGCATTATTCCCGCACTTTTGGCAAATAAGTTTGATGTGATCATCGGAGGCATGGGAGTGACCACAAAACGCAATTTAACCGTGAACTTCACCGTGCCGTATGATTACAACGCAATGGACATCACGGCGAATAAGGAAAAGGCGGGCGGACTTAAAAGCCTTGCGGATTTTAATAACAAAGCCGTGGTTGTCGCGGTGCGCAACGGTTCGGCAGGAGCGACATTCGCAAAGAAGTTTTTGCCGGAAGCGACAGTGCGTTTTTTCAATGAGGAAGCGCCCGCCATTCAGGAGGTTTTGTCAGGGCGCGCTTTTGCCTTTGTTTCTTCCCGTCCTTTGCCGACACTGGAAATCGCCAAAAATCCGGACAAGCTTTTCCGTCCCTTTGAAATTGCCGAATATAAGGAACCTATCGGCTTTGCCGTGCGCAAAGGAGATTTTGACACCCTCAATGTCTTTGACAATTGGATTTTGACTATGCACGGTTCGGGCTGGCTCAAAGAAAGGGCGGAATATTGGTTCATGGGAACCGAATGGCAGGAGCTGATCCCCGGCGATTAGCCGCCGGCATTGGAAACAGGGCGTAAAAATGGCATATATTTTAGGTACGCAAAAACGAACGTTTGGCACCATGAACAATGCGGATAAACTTTTCCTGCTTATTTTCGGGGTTTTGTTTTTGTTCGTACTGCATGCTGTTTTCGCCTCTGTGCAGGATTTCAGTTTTAAACGCCTTTTTTCGTATTTGATAAGAGCGGACGAAAACGGAAATTGGCATGCGGGCGTTTTGCTGCAAGGCGTGGGCATGACCCTGCGGTTAAGTTTGTGGTCCTTGGCGCTCGCTTTTTTGACAGGTTCGTTCGTGGGCATCGTTTCCGCCCATAAAAGCGGTGTTTCGGCTTTGCCGGGCAGGCTGTACGTGCTTGTTCTCCGCAATATGCCGCCGCTTGTTTTGCTTTTCCTGGTTTTTTTCTTCGCTTCTTCCGTGCTTACGGAATTTTGGGGCAATGCGGAAAACAGCCTTGCGAAATCGGAATATAAGGGCTTGTTCTATGTTTTGGCCGCTCCGGAGGGGCAGCTTGACAGAATGGCTGCCTGCGTGCTGACCCTCGGGCTTTATGAGGGGGCGTACATTGCGGAAATCGTGCGCGCCGGCATTGAAAGCGTACCCTGCGGGCAATGGGAAGCCGCTAGGGCGAGCGGACTTACGGCATGGCAAATCCGCCGCCATATCATTATTCCGCAGGCTATGCGCCAAAGCCTCGCCCCCCTTGCGGGGCAAAGCATAAGCACCATGAAAGACAGCGCCATCGCCTCCATTATTTCGCTGCAGGAACTCACGTTCCAAAGCATGGAACTTATGAATGTGACGGGAAGGACCGTTGAAATTTGGATACTGACGGCTCTGCTCTATTATTGTTTGTGCGTTTTTTTGGAAAAACTGAGCAAAAAATGGGAATGTTCCATAAAATGGAAGCCGTTGCAGTAAATAACTATTGACATTAATAAAAGTTTATATATCCTGTGATTAGTTTTACATGTTAATGTAAAAAAGGTAGAACTAATAAAAGGAGTATGCTTATGTCATTGGAAACAATCATATACAGACAATTTGATATAGCAAACAATAACGCAGTTGAAATAGAATTGCCTAAATACAAAATTTATGCGATGTGCAATCTTCGAGGAGGAATTGGCAAGACGACATTGTCATTTAATTTAAGCTACCTAGCTGATGACTTGTTAGCGGTGGACACCTGTCCGCAAGGAAACTTGTCTTATTTTTATGATAAGGATTATTATGCAGGCAATCAAACAAATGTAAAAGATATGTTATTGCCTTATTTAGTTCCCGGTTTAGGAAAAGCAACAAGGGTAGCTTCATTTATCGGAGCTACGAATGAGTATTTTTCTGACAAAAACAATTTTTATATTCCTTCTTCAGAGGAATTGTATTTATTGCCGTCACAGTTGATTACCGCAATTAATCAAACTGCCGGATTACAACAATCACAAAAACAATTGGCATTAAAAAGTATTCTTTATTCCTTAGAAACTGAAATTAAGCGTGAACTTTCAGAAAATTCGTTAGATAAATGCATAATTGACACGTCCCCTTTTTTTGCGGGAGCAACACAACTTGCATGGTATGCTGCGGACGCTCTCGTAATACCTGTTCGTACGGATCAACAATCTATAAAATCGTTAGAATTATTGATTAATATTTTAACCAACCCGCAAAGTGAATTTAGAAAATATTTACCTGAAAATGATATGAATGTTCCAAAAATACAAATGGTAGTATTAACACATTGCGGTTGGTCGACAGTGGCAGGGGCAAGAAATGAACCAAACCAACAAACAAAACTTTATTTAAAAAAGGTATATGATATCTTATCAAAAAATAGAACTTTGCTTTCCACAAGAAATCCGGAAAATCATTTATTCATGCTTGATGATTTCTTAGGTTCAGGCCGTATTTCTTCTTTTGAATCTAAGCCTATGGAATTATTGAAAGAAGGGGAAACCAAGGTTATTGACAGATTAAGAGTAAGTGTCAACAAATCAGTAGATAAATGCAAAAATCAATTAAAATTTATTTCAAACCAATTATGGTAGTTTTTAATATCATAATAGTTAACTAAGGTATCTTTCTGAATTGTTCGGAACCATATAATCAACGTATAGCATACCCTTGGTTGGGTTCAACAGGTGAAAATTTTTGTAAGTATTTATTGTATCCTATGAAAAAT
This window encodes:
- the fliJ gene encoding flagellar export protein FliJ; this encodes MAGFKFALEKVLQYKEQLENEVKAKLADLGAKKQMSENRLAGLKQDELFQEQKLSKTPVHETGERWLIDNYIKAIRQDIQQTQKNIALLDTRIEQTRIELAEKAKDRKVMEKLKEKHFELYKKEEQLKEQRNLDEIASIRFKTQTY
- a CDS encoding AlwI family type II restriction endonuclease, whose amino-acid sequence is MPYPNIAYKSYCWSFGTTSFRTKNFSQKIETLLLLLDDFWKHPENVNQDWKGNQHLQSSFYDFMKEHKFLTGDAERKAKDAREKTSGLADIGLITQNRKLSKVGKKLLEISKNNDFTADNILSIPQDSYIYFMQMLKTYNEFEGEYVRPYFVLLFLLSKFEYLTYEEFTFLLPLCINQFSTEKIAEGIIQIRNNQKTIDDLIIEILFSMDNYLEAQTLFLNTPVNKELICVVGINRKSRTYDKAYYPFYLELKKVFLLGKEDIFPLYKATKDITIGKYWRSFLFSSQSERAIKSSGRELLNDTVFTSVQNETELKKLFFRFMHLFKAKATLADYFDLNRRYIKNTDIVLFEDSTVKLDIIPKHIFKNLESDLLRYAFTKTNTLHDNIPLNNIFPELSFNEQDFISAVNEELHIDAETVSEAQSAVEQYRYKKFNKMIDEKFSNENLIQLLEYFENREDEKINEYVTDNADIPTIFEYILGIIWYKVCERQGKILDYMKLSLEADLLPKTHAGGGEADIVYEYQETPHYPSHSLLLEATLANANSQRAMELEPVTRHLGQHILRNNNLKSYSVFVSNKLYINVISDFRLRKFYTWYDNSDNSHFVQGLKIIPLETSDLKTIIQNELTYKELYPHFERSYQSSNMEARSWYEDLKAF
- a CDS encoding Dam family site-specific DNA-(adenine-N6)-methyltransferase; this encodes MLSLLENQKIYKTTQIHNRRYLGNKYKLLPTIKHIVKKECFSINSVADIFTGTGVVASAFMDKQIITNDLLYSNYISNIAWFSNQEFNKKRIIEFIQYYNSIQPTEENYMTQNFSDTYFSHEICAKIGYIREHIEKNYHIGIINERERAILITSLLYAMDRIANTCGHYDAYIKDGNFSKELELAVPEVSSCNNKNNQCYNKDANLLVKEIYADLVYIDPPYNSRQYCDTYHLLENVAKWEKPEVFGVAKKMDRSHLKSEYCTQNAAKILEELIENINAKYILFSYNNMASKGNDRSNAKISDEDILRILQKKGTVKVFTENYRAFTTGKSNIQENAERLFLCICFEQKKIASPMNYTGGKFKLLSQILPLFPKKIHTFVDLFCGGCNVGINVTAEQYIFNDSNQEIMGLYSILQKTPIQQILTSVINIINQYGLSSSASYGYAHYGCDSSSGLGKYNKEAFNRLRTDFNLLQQKDYHYYIMLFVLIVYSFNHQIRFNSKGQFNLPVGKRDFNKKIQKKLVDFMQAVQKKDCSFTTYSFLDFDISCLTKDDFVYVDPPYLISCASYNENGGWTEQNEKELLLFLEKLDTRGIRFALSNVLRNKGKENTLLCDWLKEHKHIQTIPLQYTYANSNYHTKDKSGNCEEVLIINY
- a CDS encoding MarR family winged helix-turn-helix transcriptional regulator, whose protein sequence is MSTENRNSLSTISRIRESANRFIMDRLARNGAEGLAPSHGDVLAVLYRYEDVTMKDIADTIRRTKPTVTVLTDKLERLGFVYREKSRNDSRITYIRLTEQGKRFEPVFENISKELNELLCQGFTAEETGILDALLKKMENNLS
- a CDS encoding cupin domain-containing protein, translated to MKQYETTELGKLDELIGLENGKVFLHDTLALTGCEISVNSVPKGFKVPFNHKHKENEEVYIVLKGNGILTVDNEKIRVKEGSAVKVMPEAVRTLENASEEDFRFICIQTKTNSLTQFGLGDAELC
- a CDS encoding amino acid ABC transporter permease, which codes for MKNRKPFSSREKFANSMKNALLPLLLVACMVSCAVWVYIEAGDGYAWQWARSWRYLGVWTAGGFRAGPLLQGLGITVLLAFCSMFLALFFAFSLVFMCLGQSPVLAFAGRALISLIRNTPLLIQLFLFYFVIAGVLRLNPFMTAVFCLALFEGVYLAEILRGGILALPHAQWEAAFSLGMSLPKTLRYVILPQVFRNVLPSLAGQLISLIKDTSLVSAIAAADLTLQARNVISETYLSFEIWIIVAVLYFLLTLFVSVPALIFAQKR
- a CDS encoding transporter substrate-binding domain-containing protein encodes the protein MKYLVKILAVMLVLPFFLANAARAESTIDAVMERGVLRVGFSTFVPWAMQDKNGEYIGFEIDVAKKLAEDLGVELQLVPTSWDGIIPALLANKFDVIIGGMGVTTKRNLTVNFTVPYDYNAMDITANKEKAGGLKSLADFNNKAVVVAVRNGSAGATFAKKFLPEATVRFFNEEAPAIQEVLSGRAFAFVSSRPLPTLEIAKNPDKLFRPFEIAEYKEPIGFAVRKGDFDTLNVFDNWILTMHGSGWLKERAEYWFMGTEWQELIPGD
- a CDS encoding amino acid ABC transporter permease is translated as MAYILGTQKRTFGTMNNADKLFLLIFGVLFLFVLHAVFASVQDFSFKRLFSYLIRADENGNWHAGVLLQGVGMTLRLSLWSLALAFLTGSFVGIVSAHKSGVSALPGRLYVLVLRNMPPLVLLFLVFFFASSVLTEFWGNAENSLAKSEYKGLFYVLAAPEGQLDRMAACVLTLGLYEGAYIAEIVRAGIESVPCGQWEAARASGLTAWQIRRHIIIPQAMRQSLAPLAGQSISTMKDSAIASIISLQELTFQSMELMNVTGRTVEIWILTALLYYCLCVFLEKLSKKWECSIKWKPLQ
- a CDS encoding ParA family protein gives rise to the protein MSLETIIYRQFDIANNNAVEIELPKYKIYAMCNLRGGIGKTTLSFNLSYLADDLLAVDTCPQGNLSYFYDKDYYAGNQTNVKDMLLPYLVPGLGKATRVASFIGATNEYFSDKNNFYIPSSEELYLLPSQLITAINQTAGLQQSQKQLALKSILYSLETEIKRELSENSLDKCIIDTSPFFAGATQLAWYAADALVIPVRTDQQSIKSLELLINILTNPQSEFRKYLPENDMNVPKIQMVVLTHCGWSTVAGARNEPNQQTKLYLKKVYDILSKNRTLLSTRNPENHLFMLDDFLGSGRISSFESKPMELLKEGETKVIDRLRVSVNKSVDKCKNQLKFISNQLW